The proteins below come from a single Halobacillus salinarum genomic window:
- the veg gene encoding biofilm formation stimulator Veg, with protein MAKTLVEIKQSLEGQIGKRLTLKANGGRRKTIERSGVLAETYPAVFIVELDQDENAFERVSYSYADVLTETVELNFDDLQTIAMEQ; from the coding sequence GTGGCTAAAACGTTAGTAGAAATTAAGCAGTCCCTTGAAGGACAAATCGGCAAGCGTTTAACTTTAAAAGCGAACGGCGGCCGTCGTAAAACGATTGAACGTTCCGGCGTCCTGGCTGAAACTTATCCAGCCGTTTTTATTGTGGAGCTTGATCAAGATGAAAATGCTTTTGAACGTGTATCTTATAGTTATGCAGACGTACTAACAGAAACAGTAGAGCTAAACTTCGACGATTTACAAACGATAGCAATGGAACAGTAA
- a CDS encoding small, acid-soluble spore protein, alpha/beta type has product MGRRRSMMSDSLKEEIAKELGFYDKVQKDGWGGITTRDAGNMVKRAIQMAEEQMVKDQH; this is encoded by the coding sequence ATGGGACGGAGAAGAAGTATGATGTCCGATTCGTTGAAAGAGGAAATCGCGAAGGAACTTGGGTTTTACGACAAGGTCCAAAAAGATGGATGGGGCGGGATCACTACACGTGATGCCGGCAATATGGTAAAGCGTGCCATTCAGATGGCAGAGGAACAAATGGTAAAGGATCAGCATTAA
- the yabG gene encoding sporulation peptidase YabG, with translation MITNGDLVTRKSYQHDVLFRVKSAGGPLVKLMGEDIRLEADAPIDDLRQVTGAEYRQRKAETDKKEAYSYRLFRQDYRLLKEKRESGAGSGYTKENETNYFQIPPRILHIDGDPLFLKKCIYLYEQLGLQVHGQYLHEREMPEQVLGLIEKVQPEIVVLTGHDSYSKAKGSVRDLEAYRHSRYFVEAVRNIRQRYPHFDQMVIFAGACQSHFESLIKAGANFASSPARVNIHAVDPVYVAARVAYTSFMDHLNIWEVIRNTISGQEGLGGIETRGLLRIGMPYSKEAEELS, from the coding sequence ATGATAACCAATGGAGATCTTGTTACCCGTAAGTCTTACCAGCATGACGTTTTATTTCGAGTAAAATCTGCCGGCGGCCCGCTCGTGAAACTGATGGGGGAAGATATTCGATTAGAAGCTGATGCCCCAATCGACGACCTTAGGCAGGTCACGGGAGCGGAATACCGTCAAAGGAAAGCCGAAACAGATAAAAAAGAAGCGTACTCCTACCGGCTTTTTCGCCAGGATTACCGCCTTCTTAAAGAAAAAAGAGAGTCAGGCGCAGGCAGTGGATATACCAAAGAAAACGAAACCAATTACTTTCAAATCCCGCCTCGCATTCTTCACATTGACGGAGATCCTCTCTTCTTAAAAAAATGCATTTACCTTTATGAGCAGCTAGGGCTGCAAGTTCATGGCCAATATTTACACGAACGAGAAATGCCTGAGCAAGTACTCGGCCTTATAGAAAAAGTCCAGCCCGAAATTGTCGTTTTGACCGGGCATGATTCTTATTCAAAAGCAAAGGGGTCCGTACGTGATTTAGAAGCCTACCGCCATTCTCGTTATTTTGTTGAGGCCGTTAGAAACATTAGGCAGCGCTATCCGCATTTTGATCAAATGGTCATATTTGCCGGTGCCTGCCAGTCTCATTTTGAGTCCTTAATAAAAGCAGGGGCAAACTTCGCAAGTTCCCCTGCACGCGTCAATATTCACGCCGTTGACCCTGTGTATGTTGCTGCCCGCGTGGCTTATACGTCCTTTATGGATCATCTCAATATTTGGGAAGTCATACGGAACACAATCAGCGGACAGGAAGGACTCGGAGGAATAGAAACGAGAGGGTTGTTAAGAATCGGCATGCCCTATTCCAAAGAAGCTGAGGAGCTGTCATAA
- the rsmA gene encoding 16S rRNA (adenine(1518)-N(6)/adenine(1519)-N(6))-dimethyltransferase RsmA, giving the protein MNNKAVATPTRTKEILQNYGFAFKKSLGQNFLIDVNILKNIIRHAGIDKEAGAIEIGPGIGALTEQLGQHADKVVAFEIDQRLLPILNETLAPYENIHIINEDILKSDIRKVIGAHFSKEQPVRVVANLPYYITTPILMKLLMDRLPIDSITVMIQKEVADRMAAEPNSKSYGSLSIAVQYYTTAEIVMNVPKTVFMPQPNVDSSVLHLRMRAEPPVQVKDEDFFFEVVKASFGQRRKTLMNNLARHFSGKMNKQAIQEHLNEVGIDPKRRGESLSMEEFALLADILYKK; this is encoded by the coding sequence ATGAACAATAAAGCTGTAGCAACTCCGACACGTACGAAAGAAATCCTACAAAATTACGGATTTGCTTTTAAGAAGAGCCTGGGGCAGAACTTCTTAATCGATGTCAACATTCTTAAAAATATTATTCGCCATGCGGGAATTGATAAAGAGGCAGGGGCGATCGAAATCGGTCCTGGCATCGGGGCACTTACCGAACAGCTGGGTCAGCATGCGGACAAAGTCGTTGCTTTTGAAATCGACCAACGACTGCTTCCTATACTTAACGAAACGTTAGCTCCCTATGAAAATATCCATATAATAAACGAAGACATATTGAAATCCGATATTCGAAAAGTCATTGGAGCGCATTTTTCGAAAGAACAGCCTGTTCGAGTCGTGGCCAACCTTCCTTATTACATTACGACGCCTATATTAATGAAGCTTTTAATGGATCGGCTGCCGATTGACAGTATCACGGTAATGATCCAAAAAGAGGTAGCTGATCGAATGGCCGCTGAGCCGAATTCAAAAAGCTATGGTTCGTTATCCATCGCCGTTCAATATTATACGACAGCAGAAATCGTCATGAATGTACCTAAGACCGTGTTTATGCCACAGCCTAATGTCGATTCCTCTGTTCTCCATTTACGCATGCGTGCTGAGCCTCCTGTGCAAGTGAAAGATGAAGACTTTTTCTTTGAAGTTGTCAAAGCCTCCTTTGGGCAGAGAAGAAAAACACTCATGAATAACTTAGCTCGTCACTTCAGCGGAAAAATGAACAAGCAGGCGATTCAAGAGCATCTGAATGAAGTCGGAATCGATCCGAAGCGCCGCGGGGAATCCCTATCCATGGAAGAGTTCGCTCTGCTGGCTGATATTTTATATAAAAAATAG
- the ispE gene encoding 4-(cytidine 5'-diphospho)-2-C-methyl-D-erythritol kinase has translation MQIFEKAPAKINLSLDVLHKRNDGFHEVEMVMTTIDLADRIELTSLESGKITIESESRFVPNDQRNLAYRAAKLMKDQYKVNEGVNIFIEKNIPVAAGLAGGSSDAAAVLRGVNRLWNIHASYDELAELGAKIGSDVAFCVYGGTALATGRGEKITKLPSPPPCWVVLAKPSIGVSTQTIYQALSLEKAVHPNTEAMIKALHMGNFYGICAEVGNTLENVTMKLHEEVGQIKEQMRQAGADAVLMSGSGPTVFSLVSQDARAHRIYNSLKGFCEEVYMVRMLGYQEKTC, from the coding sequence ATGCAAATTTTTGAAAAGGCTCCAGCCAAAATTAATTTGTCCCTTGATGTGTTACATAAGCGGAATGATGGCTTCCATGAAGTAGAGATGGTGATGACAACAATTGACCTCGCCGATCGAATTGAATTAACCTCTCTAGAAAGCGGAAAGATAACGATTGAATCGGAGAGCCGGTTCGTTCCTAACGATCAGCGTAATCTCGCTTATCGAGCAGCGAAGCTTATGAAAGACCAGTACAAGGTAAATGAAGGCGTAAACATTTTCATTGAAAAAAACATCCCTGTAGCGGCTGGGTTAGCAGGCGGCAGCAGCGACGCAGCTGCTGTGCTTCGAGGTGTGAACCGATTATGGAACATCCACGCGAGTTACGATGAGCTTGCCGAACTCGGAGCAAAGATTGGTTCTGATGTTGCATTTTGCGTTTATGGGGGTACGGCTCTGGCTACGGGACGAGGCGAAAAAATAACTAAGCTTCCATCGCCACCGCCTTGCTGGGTTGTGCTGGCAAAGCCTTCGATTGGTGTCTCGACCCAGACCATTTACCAGGCCCTGTCTTTAGAAAAAGCGGTGCATCCGAACACGGAAGCTATGATAAAGGCGCTTCATATGGGCAATTTTTACGGAATCTGTGCGGAAGTCGGCAATACTTTAGAGAATGTAACGATGAAACTGCACGAGGAAGTCGGGCAAATTAAAGAACAAATGAGGCAGGCCGGTGCGGATGCCGTGCTTATGAGCGGGAGCGGTCCTACTGTATTTTCACTCGTTTCCCAGGATGCCAGGGCGCACAGGATATATAATAGCCTGAAGGGATTTTGTGAAGAGGTTTATATGGTTCGTATGCTTGGTTATCAGGAAAAGACTTGCTAA
- a CDS encoding G5 and 3D domain-containing protein produces the protein MKFMNKLKSGFGFKLGLAFVISVLSIAFIGTVTYEATKASVRVTQDGKTQLIRTHANTVEQLLTELDITVDPHDQLSHKLTAPITYGMAVNYQSSKAINLAIDHQKAQKVYTTASTVGGFLKEQEVEVADRDEISHEQAASVKDGMDIQVNHAREVAINDGGEKKKVWTTASTVADFLDSQDIKLNKLDELKPGKNAALADHPDVTITRIEKVTDIVEDDQPYTVVTKKDHSIPKGEERVLSSGEKGKVTKKYEVIIKNGKETSRKLIDKKINKKSEKRVVAIGTKESAPKNTNRTVATASTNQSSSSSNKITQTASRGNTSSSKTLYMHATKYTANCSGCSGITATGINLKANPGMKVVAVDPSVIPLGSRVWVEGYGYAVAGDTGGAIQGNRIDLFVSSRGEALSYGSRNVKVKILGK, from the coding sequence ATGAAGTTTATGAATAAGCTGAAATCAGGATTTGGTTTTAAACTTGGTTTGGCTTTCGTAATCTCAGTTCTAAGTATTGCCTTTATAGGAACAGTGACGTATGAAGCGACAAAGGCTTCTGTACGAGTGACTCAAGACGGTAAAACCCAATTAATTCGGACTCATGCTAATACTGTTGAACAATTATTAACCGAGCTTGATATCACCGTAGATCCACATGATCAATTATCGCACAAACTCACAGCACCGATCACATATGGAATGGCTGTCAATTACCAGTCATCCAAAGCCATAAATTTAGCAATCGATCATCAGAAAGCCCAAAAGGTTTACACGACCGCTTCAACTGTCGGAGGTTTCTTAAAGGAGCAGGAAGTAGAGGTGGCCGATCGTGATGAGATTTCCCACGAGCAGGCAGCTTCTGTAAAAGACGGAATGGACATTCAGGTGAACCACGCAAGAGAGGTCGCGATCAATGATGGCGGCGAGAAAAAGAAAGTATGGACAACCGCTTCAACCGTAGCAGACTTTCTTGACAGCCAGGATATTAAGCTGAATAAGCTTGATGAATTAAAGCCGGGCAAGAATGCTGCTTTAGCGGATCATCCGGATGTTACCATTACTCGTATTGAAAAGGTTACTGACATAGTAGAAGATGACCAACCATACACAGTCGTTACCAAGAAAGATCATTCTATTCCTAAAGGGGAAGAACGGGTGCTTTCTTCTGGAGAAAAAGGGAAAGTGACGAAGAAGTATGAAGTGATCATTAAAAACGGCAAAGAAACGTCACGTAAATTAATTGATAAAAAGATAAACAAGAAGAGTGAAAAACGCGTCGTTGCTATCGGGACAAAAGAATCTGCACCAAAGAATACGAACCGAACAGTTGCAACCGCGAGCACGAATCAATCATCCTCTTCTTCAAATAAGATTACCCAAACGGCATCACGTGGAAACACGTCCAGCAGCAAAACGTTATACATGCATGCCACGAAGTACACAGCCAATTGCTCTGGATGCTCCGGGATTACAGCAACTGGCATTAATTTAAAGGCTAACCCAGGAATGAAAGTCGTTGCCGTGGACCCAAGCGTGATTCCATTAGGAAGCCGTGTATGGGTGGAAGGTTATGGTTATGCTGTTGCCGGAGACACGGGCGGAGCGATTCAAGGAAATCGAATTGATCTTTTCGTTTCTTCTCGGGGCGAAGCCTTAAGCTATGGCAGCAGAAATGTAAAAGTGAAAATATTAGGCAAATAA
- the rnmV gene encoding ribonuclease M5: MKIKEVIVVEGKDDTAKIHQAVEADTIETNGSAINAEIIARIQHAYEKRGVIIFTDPDYPGERIRHIVSQHVPGCKHAFLPKHLARAKKDKGVGIEHASLQDIKEALSVVYEPAEEAEAAISKQDLIQYGLIGTEAAAARREKLGISLHIGKTNGKQLLRRLNMFQITKDQLNEAMRHITQEEENEQ; the protein is encoded by the coding sequence TTGAAGATTAAAGAAGTGATTGTTGTCGAAGGCAAGGATGATACGGCAAAAATACACCAGGCCGTTGAAGCGGATACGATTGAAACGAATGGGTCTGCAATTAATGCAGAAATCATTGCACGCATCCAGCATGCGTATGAGAAGCGCGGAGTGATCATTTTTACCGATCCGGACTACCCTGGTGAGCGGATCCGCCATATCGTTTCCCAGCATGTGCCCGGGTGTAAGCATGCTTTTCTCCCTAAGCACCTTGCGCGGGCAAAAAAAGACAAGGGGGTAGGAATAGAACACGCCTCCTTACAGGATATTAAGGAAGCACTGTCTGTGGTCTATGAGCCGGCAGAAGAGGCTGAAGCTGCAATCAGCAAACAAGATCTGATCCAATACGGTTTAATTGGGACAGAAGCAGCAGCAGCCAGGCGTGAAAAATTAGGGATTTCCCTGCATATTGGAAAAACGAATGGTAAGCAGCTGTTGCGACGTTTAAATATGTTTCAAATTACGAAAGACCAATTAAATGAAGCGATGAGACACATCACGCAGGAGGAAGAAAATGAACAATAA